The Astyanax mexicanus isolate ESR-SI-001 chromosome 7, AstMex3_surface, whole genome shotgun sequence genome has a window encoding:
- the mrps6 gene encoding 28S ribosomal protein S6, mitochondrial has product MPRYELSLILKAMQRPETAAALRRTVETLVQRGAVVRGLENLGERRLPYKISKHDQRHSHGGYFLIDFHSPPTLVKDLLNQLERDVDVIRPTVLKKDPVVSPGQCCGLSAPHTHSSST; this is encoded by the coding sequence ATGCCGCGGTACGagctctccctcatcctgaaggCCATGCAGCGGCCGGAGACGGCGGCGGCGCTGCGGCGCACGGTGGAGACCCTGGTGCAGAGGGGCGCCGTGGTGAGGGGGCTGGAGAACCTGGGGGAGAGGAGGCTGCCCTACAAGATCTCCAAACACGACCAGCGACACTCACACGGAGGATACTTCCTCATAGACTTCCACTCCCCCCCGACCCTGGTCAAGGACTTACTGAACCAGCTGGAGAGAGACGTGGACGTTATCCGGCCCACGGTGTTAAAGAAGGACCCCGTGGTTTCTCCGGGGCAGTGCTGCGGTCTATcagccccccacacacactcttcttCTACATAA